In a genomic window of Bradyrhizobium sp. LLZ17:
- a CDS encoding response regulator encodes MTEQGETGEAITILLVEDDAPTCWRLQDALVKAGYGVRTAGTLGEARRALGEAAPRVLLTDLRLPDGHGVELIRETRQRFPATEIMVISALGDEESVISAITVGATGYLLKDAFPSDIATTVRDLVAGHSPISASIARFIVRRTQGSAQSPAEPPPGPALNTARLTPREIDILWGIAKGFSYAEIANHLGLSRQTVPGHIKNIYRKLEVHTRGEAVFEAVQQGLIKL; translated from the coding sequence ATGACCGAACAGGGCGAGACGGGTGAGGCCATCACCATCCTCCTCGTCGAAGACGACGCCCCGACCTGCTGGCGTCTTCAGGACGCGCTGGTGAAGGCCGGCTACGGTGTACGCACCGCCGGCACGCTCGGCGAAGCCCGTCGCGCGCTCGGCGAGGCGGCGCCGCGCGTTCTGCTGACCGATCTGCGGCTGCCCGACGGCCATGGCGTCGAGCTGATCCGCGAGACCAGGCAGCGCTTTCCGGCCACCGAAATCATGGTGATCTCCGCCCTCGGCGACGAGGAAAGCGTGATCTCCGCGATCACGGTCGGGGCGACCGGCTACCTCCTGAAGGACGCGTTCCCGAGCGACATCGCCACCACGGTGCGAGATCTGGTCGCCGGACATTCGCCGATCTCGGCCTCGATCGCGCGCTTCATCGTGCGCAGGACGCAAGGTAGCGCGCAGAGCCCGGCCGAGCCGCCGCCCGGGCCAGCGCTCAACACCGCAAGGCTCACGCCGCGCGAGATCGACATCCTCTGGGGCATCGCCAAAGGGTTCAGCTATGCGGAGATCGCGAACCATCTCGGCCTGTCGCGCCAGACCGTGCCCGGGCATATCAAGAACATCTATCGCAAGCTCGAGGTTCACACGCGCGGCGAAGCCGTGTTCGAGGCGGTGCAGCAGGGCCTGATCAAGCTGTGA
- a CDS encoding AMP-binding protein, with protein sequence MSDPLHASSPTCAQTLRALARYPGRTAFAWPGGSLSYQGTVDLIGRIQGVFMRLGLQPGARVAFLTANRADTWCAGVAAQLSRCCVTWLHPLGSQADQLFQLEDSESEVLVVDVAAFRDRGGELAAQATRLKAVFTMGPADYGVDLLQAIENAGHAGARCLASLDDLSTLNYTGGTTGKSKGALRYHRENAGAAAAILADFEIPDAARYLTVAPISHVAGTKVLPTLMRGGTVHMLKGFDPEAVLATIARERINFTLFVPTMIYVLLDHPALSKTDLSSLDLVLYGASAMSRSRLVEAIERIGPVFSQLYGQTECYPVSVLRRKDHDPRTPELFLSCGFPIAACEVKILDDDNHEVKTGDAGEICVRAPHVMAEYWKRPDITAETLRNGWVHTGDIARQDERGYMFILDRKKDMIVSGGFNIFPREVEDVLSQHADVAMVAVVGVPDEKWGEAVTAIIVPREGAKPDPDELIDLVRMRKGSAHAPKQIQFVKQLPMTGVGKVDKKVLRASFWSGRDRMVG encoded by the coding sequence ATGTCCGATCCGCTCCATGCATCGTCCCCGACTTGTGCGCAGACGCTACGGGCGCTGGCGCGCTATCCCGGCCGCACCGCTTTCGCGTGGCCCGGTGGATCGCTGAGCTATCAGGGCACCGTCGATTTGATCGGACGCATCCAGGGCGTGTTCATGCGGCTCGGCTTGCAGCCCGGCGCGCGCGTGGCCTTTCTCACCGCGAACCGCGCCGACACCTGGTGCGCCGGCGTCGCCGCGCAATTGTCGCGATGCTGCGTCACCTGGCTGCACCCGCTCGGATCGCAGGCCGACCAGCTGTTTCAGCTCGAGGATTCCGAGTCCGAAGTGCTGGTGGTCGACGTCGCCGCCTTCCGCGATCGCGGCGGCGAGCTCGCTGCGCAAGCGACCCGGCTCAAGGCGGTTTTCACCATGGGACCGGCCGACTACGGCGTCGATCTCCTGCAGGCGATCGAGAACGCAGGCCATGCCGGCGCGCGGTGCCTCGCAAGCCTCGACGATCTCTCCACGCTGAACTACACCGGCGGCACCACCGGCAAGTCCAAGGGCGCGCTGCGCTACCACCGCGAAAACGCCGGAGCTGCCGCCGCGATCCTCGCCGACTTCGAAATCCCGGACGCTGCGCGCTATCTCACGGTCGCCCCGATCAGCCACGTCGCCGGGACGAAAGTGCTGCCAACGCTGATGCGCGGCGGCACCGTGCACATGCTGAAAGGTTTCGATCCCGAGGCGGTGCTGGCGACGATCGCGCGCGAGCGCATCAATTTCACGCTGTTCGTGCCGACGATGATCTACGTGCTGCTCGATCATCCGGCACTGAGCAAGACCGATCTCTCCTCGCTCGATCTCGTGCTCTACGGCGCCTCGGCGATGTCGCGGAGCCGGCTGGTCGAAGCCATCGAGCGCATCGGGCCGGTGTTCTCGCAGCTCTACGGCCAGACCGAATGCTACCCGGTCTCGGTGTTGCGCAGAAAAGATCACGATCCCCGAACGCCGGAGCTGTTTTTGTCCTGCGGCTTCCCGATCGCGGCCTGCGAGGTCAAAATCCTCGACGACGACAACCACGAGGTGAAGACGGGCGATGCCGGCGAGATCTGCGTGCGCGCGCCACATGTGATGGCGGAGTATTGGAAGCGGCCCGACATCACGGCCGAGACGCTCAGGAACGGTTGGGTCCACACCGGTGACATCGCGCGCCAGGACGAGCGCGGCTACATGTTCATCCTCGACCGCAAGAAGGACATGATCGTCAGCGGCGGCTTCAACATTTTTCCGCGCGAGGTCGAGGACGTGCTGTCGCAGCACGCGGACGTGGCGATGGTCGCTGTCGTCGGCGTACCGGACGAGAAATGGGGCGAGGCGGTCACCGCGATCATCGTGCCGCGCGAGGGCGCAAAGCCCGATCCGGACGAGCTGATCGATCTGGTGAGGATGCGAAAGGGCTCGGCGCATGCGCCCAAGCAGATCCAGTTCGTCAAGCAGCTGCCGATGACCGGCGTCGGCAAGGTCGACAAGAAGGTGCTGCGCGCGAGCTTCTGGAGCGGCCGGGACCGGATGGTGGGGTAA
- a CDS encoding thioesterase family protein, translated as MTAIYRVDGNSVITSPEAAGPWDRRMQHGSAPSALVTWAAERIPTPVPMNVARVTIDLMRPVPVAPLTIATAVLREGRKIQLCEVKLLADGVQVVGATVLKIKRQALALPDNVGELPVTLPSPEDSLVEDGHGASSPFAGMVSMRAARGRFGQAGAGAIWFRLDHPLVQGEAVSQAMRAVIAADFSNGTASTLDFRAWTFINADLTVSLAREPVGEWILLDGESWIGPDGAGLAMSRLADRQGYFGRAVQSLVIEKRQA; from the coding sequence ATGACCGCCATCTACCGCGTCGACGGCAACAGCGTGATCACCAGCCCGGAAGCTGCGGGGCCGTGGGACCGGCGCATGCAGCACGGCTCGGCGCCCTCGGCGCTGGTGACGTGGGCGGCGGAACGCATTCCGACGCCGGTGCCGATGAACGTCGCGCGCGTCACGATCGACCTGATGCGTCCCGTCCCGGTGGCGCCGCTCACGATTGCCACCGCGGTGCTGCGCGAGGGCCGCAAGATCCAGCTCTGCGAAGTGAAGCTGTTGGCCGACGGCGTCCAGGTCGTCGGCGCCACCGTGCTCAAGATCAAGCGGCAGGCGCTGGCGCTGCCCGATAACGTCGGTGAGTTGCCGGTCACCTTGCCGTCGCCCGAGGATTCGCTGGTCGAGGACGGCCACGGCGCGAGCAGTCCGTTCGCGGGCATGGTGTCGATGCGTGCCGCGCGCGGCCGCTTCGGACAGGCCGGTGCGGGCGCGATCTGGTTTCGCCTCGACCATCCGCTGGTCCAAGGCGAAGCAGTGTCGCAGGCAATGCGCGCCGTGATCGCTGCCGACTTCTCCAACGGCACCGCCTCGACGCTCGACTTCCGCGCCTGGACCTTCATCAACGCCGACCTCACGGTGAGCCTTGCGCGCGAGCCCGTCGGCGAGTGGATCCTGCTCGATGGCGAATCCTGGATCGGACCTGACGGCGCGGGGCTGGCGATGTCGCGGCTCGCAGATCGGCAAGGCTATTTCGGCCGCGCGGTGCAGAGCCTGGTGATTGAGAAGCGCCAGGCGTGA
- a CDS encoding ATP-binding protein has protein sequence MSEIAAKVVITRPRRRLRLARLVPYLLLQLLIVIGTILALRLLQPSDPDDFAVSEFSLREGGMVRPVTLPHFTASRYSLADPPLYSGRFVFTPDAADAAWSVFLPRFSNGVEVAVNGVAILDSRRDPSANRPDRNTPEIAVIPSSLLREGSNDITVRLLVWGPLRGFLDTVYVGPDDALRGAYETRTLLFVTLPVVFSAWQSILAVILAIMWLMRRREPVYGVLAAAMVLGVVQAFLPAPVPPATSSRLAAVLLASAPTESALIVVFGVLFFRQRWPRYGTLLFVPGLVVFAVGLVAGPPLPRILFLVLGIPTVGICLLLMAGVTAAAVVRRQDAASFTIGCAVTIVLTCWAHDMLSVFDIMPNERTFVSRLSYSAMLVAIGAGLTWRFARALNQVDSFAGRLVARVREAEERLKASFAREQERARAAALANERTRLMRDLHDGLGGQLVSIVALSERGHEGTTITDAARAALKDLRLVIDSMDDIGGDLMLALGSWRERAAMQLRPHDIVLDWRVATPQGLPLHPELRPWHVIQIVRILDEAVTNAVKHAAARHIAVTIETLDDGRGPYGVISVADDGCGFARCDAGNAADASQTARGLRNMRNRAARCGAVLILNSDKTGTRVRLQLPQIFPDSDAAVG, from the coding sequence GTGAGCGAGATCGCCGCGAAGGTCGTGATCACGCGTCCGCGGCGCCGGCTGCGGCTTGCCCGCCTGGTGCCGTATCTGCTGCTCCAGCTGCTGATCGTGATCGGCACCATCCTCGCCCTGCGGCTGCTCCAGCCGAGCGATCCCGACGACTTTGCCGTGAGCGAATTTTCCTTGCGAGAAGGTGGCATGGTGCGGCCGGTGACGCTGCCGCATTTCACCGCCTCTCGTTATTCGCTCGCTGATCCGCCGCTCTATTCGGGCCGCTTCGTCTTCACGCCCGATGCGGCTGATGCGGCCTGGTCGGTTTTCCTGCCGCGCTTCAGCAACGGCGTGGAGGTCGCGGTGAACGGCGTCGCGATCCTGGACTCCCGCCGCGATCCCAGCGCCAACAGGCCGGACCGCAACACGCCGGAGATCGCGGTGATCCCGTCGTCGCTGCTGCGCGAGGGCAGCAACGACATCACGGTGCGGCTGCTGGTGTGGGGTCCGCTGCGGGGGTTCCTCGACACCGTCTATGTCGGCCCGGACGATGCCTTGCGCGGAGCATACGAGACCCGCACGCTGCTGTTCGTCACGCTGCCGGTGGTGTTCTCGGCCTGGCAATCGATCCTCGCCGTGATTCTCGCCATCATGTGGCTGATGCGGCGCCGCGAGCCGGTTTATGGCGTGCTCGCGGCAGCAATGGTGCTCGGCGTCGTGCAGGCTTTCCTGCCAGCGCCGGTGCCTCCCGCCACCTCGTCGCGGCTCGCCGCGGTGCTGCTCGCGTCTGCGCCGACCGAGAGCGCGCTGATCGTGGTGTTCGGCGTGCTGTTCTTCCGGCAACGCTGGCCTCGCTACGGAACGCTGCTGTTCGTACCGGGCCTCGTCGTGTTCGCAGTCGGATTGGTTGCGGGCCCGCCGCTGCCGCGCATCCTCTTCCTGGTGCTCGGCATTCCCACGGTCGGCATCTGCCTGTTGCTGATGGCTGGTGTCACGGCGGCGGCAGTGGTGCGGCGGCAGGATGCGGCAAGCTTCACGATCGGCTGCGCGGTCACCATCGTACTGACCTGCTGGGCCCACGACATGCTCTCGGTGTTCGACATCATGCCCAACGAGCGTACTTTCGTCTCTCGGCTATCTTATTCGGCGATGCTGGTGGCCATCGGCGCCGGACTGACCTGGCGCTTCGCCCGCGCGCTGAACCAGGTCGACAGTTTTGCCGGCCGGCTCGTCGCGCGCGTCCGCGAAGCCGAGGAGCGGCTCAAGGCAAGCTTCGCCCGGGAGCAGGAACGGGCACGGGCCGCCGCGCTCGCCAACGAGCGCACACGGCTGATGCGCGACCTGCATGACGGCCTCGGCGGCCAGCTCGTCAGCATCGTCGCACTCTCCGAACGCGGGCATGAGGGCACGACCATCACGGACGCCGCGCGCGCCGCGCTGAAGGACCTTCGGCTCGTCATCGATTCCATGGACGACATCGGCGGCGACCTCATGCTCGCGCTCGGCTCCTGGCGCGAGCGCGCGGCGATGCAGTTGCGGCCGCACGACATCGTGCTCGACTGGCGCGTGGCGACGCCGCAAGGACTGCCGCTGCATCCCGAACTGCGGCCATGGCATGTGATCCAGATCGTGCGCATTCTCGACGAGGCCGTGACCAATGCGGTCAAGCACGCCGCGGCGCGCCACATCGCTGTCACGATCGAGACGCTCGATGACGGCCGGGGGCCGTACGGGGTGATCAGCGTTGCGGACGACGGCTGTGGTTTTGCGCGTTGTGACGCGGGCAATGCCGCAGACGCGAGCCAGACGGCACGAGGCTTGCGCAACATGAGAAACCGCGCCGCACGCTGCGGCGCGGTGCTCATTTTGAACTCGGACAAGACGGGTACCCGCGTGCGGCTGCAATTGCCGCAGATATTTCCCGACAGCGACGCGGCCGTGGGCTGA
- a CDS encoding glucan ABC transporter ATP-binding protein/ permease produces the protein MSMFRLYTRVLELLGKEARLGWLLAFANLLLAASQFAEPVLFGRIVDVLSGKTVAGSNSAWPFLMAWVAFGLFTIACSALVAWQADRLSHRQRQAVLTSYFEHILQLPLTFHSGTHSGRLMKVMLNGTDALWRLWLGFFREHFAAILSVVVLLPLSLYLNWRLAILLFVLCIVFTALTTFVVRRTFGMQMAVEEQYSELSARASDALGNVALVQSFVRVESEVQGLRSIADQLLAAQMPVLSWWALVTVITRASTTITVLAIFTLGIALHDQGLTSVGEIVMFVSFATLLIQKLEQVVSFINNVFMEAPRLREFFNVLDAVPAVHDRSDAIDAGRLSGLVEFNDVTFSYDGKRPAVEDLSFTALPGQTIALVGATGAGKSTAIALLHRAFDPQSGFIRIDGMDVRGVTLTSLRRNIGVVFQEALLFNRSIAENLRVGKPDATEAEMRKAAERAQALDFIERSGGFETNAGERGRMLSGGERQRLSIARALLKDPPLLILDEATSALDAVTEAKVNTALDEVMKGRTTFVIAHRLSTIRNATRILVFDNGRVIESGTFDELVAKGGHFAELARAQFMVQEQAQATARASVTATEAIATAAKSP, from the coding sequence ATGTCCATGTTCAGACTGTACACCCGTGTTCTCGAGTTGCTCGGCAAGGAGGCGCGGCTGGGCTGGCTGCTGGCGTTCGCCAACCTCCTGCTTGCCGCCTCGCAATTCGCCGAGCCCGTATTGTTCGGCCGCATCGTCGATGTGCTGTCCGGCAAGACGGTGGCCGGCTCGAACTCGGCGTGGCCGTTCCTGATGGCATGGGTGGCGTTCGGCCTGTTCACGATAGCCTGCAGCGCGCTCGTGGCCTGGCAGGCCGACCGGCTCTCCCACCGCCAGCGTCAGGCAGTGCTGACGAGCTATTTCGAGCACATTCTGCAGCTGCCGCTCACCTTCCACTCCGGCACCCATTCGGGCCGGCTGATGAAGGTGATGCTCAATGGCACGGATGCGCTGTGGCGGCTCTGGCTCGGCTTCTTCCGCGAGCATTTTGCCGCGATCCTGTCGGTCGTGGTGCTGCTGCCGCTGTCGCTCTATCTGAACTGGCGGCTCGCGATCCTGCTGTTCGTGCTCTGCATCGTCTTTACCGCGCTGACCACGTTCGTGGTGCGCAGGACGTTCGGCATGCAGATGGCAGTCGAAGAGCAGTATAGCGAGCTCTCCGCCCGCGCCTCCGATGCGCTCGGCAACGTCGCGCTGGTGCAGAGCTTCGTGCGCGTGGAATCCGAGGTGCAGGGCTTGCGCTCCATCGCCGACCAATTGCTCGCCGCGCAAATGCCGGTGCTGTCATGGTGGGCGCTCGTCACCGTCATCACGCGCGCCTCCACCACCATCACGGTGCTCGCGATTTTTACGCTCGGCATCGCCTTGCACGACCAGGGGCTCACATCCGTCGGCGAGATCGTGATGTTCGTGAGCTTTGCGACGCTGCTGATCCAGAAGCTCGAGCAGGTCGTGAGCTTCATCAACAACGTGTTCATGGAAGCGCCGCGGCTGCGCGAGTTCTTCAACGTGCTCGATGCCGTGCCCGCGGTCCACGACCGGTCCGATGCGATCGATGCGGGACGACTGTCCGGCCTGGTCGAGTTCAACGACGTCACCTTCTCCTATGACGGCAAGCGGCCGGCCGTCGAGGATCTCTCCTTCACCGCCCTGCCCGGCCAGACCATTGCGCTGGTCGGCGCGACCGGCGCCGGCAAGTCGACTGCGATCGCGCTGCTGCATCGCGCCTTCGATCCGCAATCCGGCTTCATCAGGATCGACGGCATGGACGTGCGCGGCGTCACGCTGACCTCGCTGCGGCGGAACATCGGCGTCGTGTTCCAGGAAGCGCTGTTGTTCAACCGCTCGATCGCGGAGAATTTGCGCGTCGGCAAGCCGGACGCGACCGAAGCCGAGATGCGCAAGGCGGCCGAGCGCGCGCAGGCGCTCGACTTCATCGAACGCAGCGGCGGCTTCGAGACCAATGCCGGCGAGCGCGGCCGCATGCTCTCCGGCGGCGAGCGGCAGCGGCTGTCGATCGCCCGCGCGCTGCTGAAGGACCCGCCGCTTTTGATCCTTGACGAGGCGACCAGCGCGCTCGACGCCGTCACGGAAGCCAAGGTGAATACCGCTCTCGACGAAGTGATGAAGGGCCGCACCACTTTCGTGATCGCGCACCGCCTCTCCACCATCCGCAACGCCACGCGGATCCTGGTGTTCGACAACGGACGCGTGATCGAAAGCGGAACTTTCGATGAACTCGTGGCCAAAGGCGGCCATTTCGCCGAGCTCGCCAGGGCCCAGTTCATGGTGCAGGAACAGGCACAAGCGACTGCACGGGCCAGCGTGACGGCGACCGAGGCTATCGCGACCGCGGCCAAATCCCCTTAG
- a CDS encoding NAD(P)H-dependent flavin oxidoreductase encodes MSMPALFKGRLSIPVIGSPLFIISVPDLVIAQCKAGVVGSFPSLNARPPELLDEWLARITEELAAYDRAHPDKPSAPFAVNQIVHKSNNRLDQDMQLCAKYKVPMIISSLGAREELNQAVHGWGGIVFHDVINQKFAHKAIEKGADGLILVAAGAGGHAGTISPLAFVAETRKWFDGPIALSGAIGNGKAIRAARILGADFAYIGSAFIATKEANAVENYKEMIAGATADDIVYSNLFTGVHGNYLKPSILAAGMDPENLPTSDPSKMNFGTDASGERAKPKAWKEIWGSGQGIGSVDKVLPAAELIARFKKEYDEAIDPPL; translated from the coding sequence ATGTCCATGCCTGCCTTGTTCAAGGGGCGCCTCTCGATCCCAGTGATCGGTTCGCCGCTCTTCATCATCTCAGTGCCCGATCTCGTGATCGCGCAGTGCAAGGCGGGGGTGGTCGGCTCGTTTCCGTCGCTGAACGCGCGGCCGCCGGAGCTGCTGGACGAATGGCTGGCGCGGATCACCGAAGAGCTCGCGGCCTATGATCGCGCGCATCCCGACAAGCCGTCGGCGCCGTTCGCAGTCAACCAGATCGTGCACAAGTCGAACAACCGGCTCGACCAGGACATGCAGCTCTGCGCGAAGTACAAGGTGCCGATGATCATCTCCTCGCTCGGCGCCCGTGAGGAGCTCAATCAGGCGGTGCACGGTTGGGGCGGCATCGTCTTCCACGACGTGATCAACCAGAAATTCGCGCATAAGGCGATCGAGAAGGGGGCCGACGGCTTGATCCTGGTCGCCGCCGGCGCCGGCGGTCATGCCGGCACGATTTCGCCGCTCGCTTTCGTCGCCGAAACGCGAAAATGGTTTGACGGCCCGATCGCGCTCTCGGGCGCCATCGGCAACGGCAAGGCGATCCGGGCCGCGCGCATCCTCGGCGCCGACTTCGCCTATATCGGCTCGGCCTTCATTGCCACCAAGGAGGCCAACGCGGTCGAGAACTACAAGGAGATGATCGCGGGCGCGACGGCCGACGACATCGTCTATTCCAACCTGTTCACCGGCGTGCATGGCAATTACCTGAAGCCGTCCATCCTCGCCGCCGGCATGGATCCCGAAAACCTGCCGACCTCCGACCCCTCCAAGATGAATTTCGGCACCGACGCCTCCGGCGAGCGCGCCAAGCCGAAGGCCTGGAAGGAGATCTGGGGCAGTGGGCAGGGCATCGGCAGCGTCGACAAGGTCCTGCCCGCCGCCGAACTGATCGCGCGCTTCAAGAAGGAATACGACGAGGCGATCGATCCGCCGCTGTGA
- a CDS encoding cysteine rich repeat-containing protein: MKISVLAVLLLATAILPAAAQSGPTLQEQMACRGDASKFCAQHVGKPPEMNACLRENKAKLSNSCRKVVESRGG, from the coding sequence ATGAAAATTTCGGTTCTTGCCGTCCTGCTGCTCGCCACAGCCATCCTGCCGGCGGCAGCGCAATCCGGTCCCACCCTACAGGAGCAGATGGCCTGCCGCGGCGACGCCAGCAAGTTCTGCGCCCAACATGTCGGCAAGCCGCCTGAGATGAATGCCTGCCTGCGCGAGAACAAGGCGAAGCTCTCGAATTCCTGCCGCAAGGTCGTCGAGTCGCGCGGCGGCTGA
- the hisE gene encoding phosphoribosyl-ATP diphosphatase — MSDSLERLYLAVLAARDLDPATSRTARLFQRGPSKMAKKLAEEAIEVVIDAVNGDSQAVIRESADLLYNLTVLWASAGVRPEDVWREMARREDMLGIAEKLPKSAMKLPKVASPRVAARRPIVAHEGRTARKRH, encoded by the coding sequence ATGAGTGATTCGCTTGAGCGGCTATATTTGGCTGTGCTCGCGGCCAGGGACCTAGATCCGGCAACGTCGCGTACTGCCCGGCTGTTTCAGCGTGGACCCTCCAAAATGGCGAAGAAGCTCGCCGAAGAGGCCATCGAGGTCGTGATCGACGCGGTCAATGGCGACAGCCAGGCCGTGATCCGGGAAAGTGCCGATCTGCTCTACAATCTGACCGTGCTCTGGGCCTCGGCCGGCGTGCGTCCCGAAGACGTCTGGCGCGAGATGGCGCGGCGGGAGGACATGCTCGGCATCGCCGAGAAGCTACCGAAATCGGCGATGAAGCTGCCCAAAGTCGCCTCGCCACGCGTTGCCGCGAGGCGGCCTATTGTCGCCCACGAAGGCCGCACTGCGCGCAAGCGCCACTAG
- a CDS encoding aspartate ammonia-lyase, producing MSRTEQDFLGQREIADDIYYGVQTIRGKENFHITGIPMNQEPYFVKALGYVKKAAAMANRDLGAVDTKVAEAIILGCDRVIAGDMMDQFVTDFIQGGAGTSTNMNANEVIANLALESLGFAKGDYQHVSPNDHVNYGQSTNDTYPTAFRLALILRLESYMTALRQLQEAFFAKGREFERVLKMGRTHLQDAVPMSLGAEFRGWGTTMGEEVDRISEARALLREVNLGATAIGTSVTAAHGYPKLAVRHLSALTGVDFILAGDLVEATSDTGAYVQLSGVLKRTASKLTKICNDIRLLASGPRAGFNEINLPQLQPGSSIMPGKVNPVIPEVVNQTSFLVIGLDTTVTLAASAGQLQLNVMEPVISFALFFSIRTMERAVNSLRENCVVGITANQEHTRNMVLNSLGIVTVLKPLLGYKQCAEIAREGYKSGKSLHQIVVVERKLLTQETWDEMFSFERLINPDLLA from the coding sequence ATGAGCCGTACAGAGCAGGATTTCCTCGGACAGCGCGAGATCGCCGACGACATCTACTACGGCGTCCAGACCATCCGCGGGAAGGAGAACTTCCACATCACCGGCATTCCGATGAACCAGGAGCCTTACTTCGTGAAGGCGCTTGGTTACGTCAAGAAGGCTGCCGCCATGGCCAACCGCGACCTCGGCGCGGTGGACACAAAGGTCGCCGAGGCGATCATCCTGGGCTGCGACCGTGTCATTGCCGGCGACATGATGGATCAGTTCGTCACCGACTTCATCCAGGGCGGTGCCGGCACCTCGACCAACATGAACGCCAACGAGGTGATCGCCAATCTCGCGCTGGAATCGCTTGGGTTTGCGAAGGGCGACTACCAGCACGTCAGCCCCAATGACCACGTCAATTACGGCCAGTCGACCAACGACACGTACCCGACTGCGTTTCGGCTGGCGCTGATCCTGCGGCTCGAAAGCTACATGACGGCGCTGCGGCAGCTGCAGGAGGCCTTCTTCGCCAAGGGGCGCGAGTTCGAGCGCGTGCTCAAGATGGGCCGCACGCATTTGCAGGACGCCGTGCCGATGTCGCTCGGCGCCGAATTCCGCGGCTGGGGCACCACGATGGGCGAGGAGGTCGACCGCATCTCGGAAGCGCGCGCGCTGCTGCGCGAGGTCAATCTCGGCGCCACCGCGATCGGCACCTCCGTCACCGCGGCGCATGGTTATCCGAAGCTGGCGGTCCGGCATCTGAGCGCGCTGACCGGCGTTGACTTCATTCTCGCCGGCGATCTCGTCGAGGCGACCTCGGACACCGGCGCCTATGTGCAATTGTCCGGTGTGCTCAAGCGCACCGCGAGCAAGCTCACCAAGATATGCAACGACATTCGCCTGCTGGCCTCCGGTCCGCGCGCCGGCTTCAACGAGATCAACCTGCCGCAATTGCAGCCGGGCTCCTCGATCATGCCGGGCAAAGTCAACCCGGTGATCCCGGAGGTCGTCAATCAGACGAGCTTCCTCGTCATCGGCCTCGATACCACGGTCACGCTGGCCGCATCCGCCGGCCAGCTCCAGCTCAACGTGATGGAGCCGGTGATCTCGTTCGCGCTGTTCTTCTCGATCCGCACCATGGAGCGCGCCGTCAACAGCCTGCGCGAGAATTGCGTGGTCGGCATCACCGCCAACCAGGAGCACACCCGCAACATGGTGCTGAACTCGCTGGGTATCGTCACGGTGCTGAAGCCGCTGCTCGGCTACAAGCAATGCGCCGAGATCGCGCGCGAGGGCTACAAGAGCGGCAAGTCGCTGCACCAGATCGTCGTGGTCGAGCGCAAGCTGCTGACGCAGGAGACCTGGGACGAGATGTTCTCGTTCGAGCGGCTGATCAATCCGGATCTGCTTGCGTGA